From the Mycobacterium sp. 155 genome, the window GTCGGATTTCACATTGGGTGGGCCGTGGGTTGACGTCGCCGCGCCCGGTGAAGGCGTGGTATCGCTGCATCCCGATGCCGAAGGACTGATCGATCATCTCGCAGAAGCGAATCCGATCTCCGGCACCAGTTACGCGGCTCCGATCGTCGCCGGCATCGTTGCCCTCGTCCGGGCTCGGTTCCCGCACCTGGGCGCGCGCGATGTCATGCGGCGTGTCGAGGCGACGGCGCACCGACCGCCTGCCGGCTGGGATCCGTTCGTTGGCAATGGTGTGGTCGATGCCACGGCGGCGGTCAGTGGCGGAGTGCCCGCCCCCGCCGCGCCGGCCGCTGCCCCGCCGGTAGTACCGCCGATGCCGGCCAGGGTCGCCGACGATCAGCAGCGCCGGACCGCATTCGGAGGCGCTGCGGCATGCATCGTGGCGGTCTTGGTAACGGTGTTGATCACCAACCGGTTACGGCGTCGCCCCAACGACGGTCACGCCGTCGCGGACGACTGACGCCGCGTCGCGGCTCAACTCCGGGCCTCGAGGCAGCAGTGCCAACATCGGCCACGGAGCCGGCACCGCTGGGACGGCGAGACCGAGATGTTCAGCGGCCTGCTCGTCGTGTACACCGAACAGCACACCTCGATCATTGAGATAGAACAGCGAACCGGCGGTCCCGTTACCGCCGGCGACAGCAGTGGGCCGCGCCAGCGCGCCGCGGCCGGCCGGGATGATGACGCGGTCGATGTTCGGCCCCTCCTGGTCTGCCTGGGCCAACACCACGCCATCGTCGGGACTGCCCAAAGGTAGCGACTCATCAATAATAACAATGGTTTTCGTATCCTGGCCCGGACGCCGCGGATCCCAGCTGGCGCACACGGTGTCGCCCGTGTGCTGCGCAACCCGATCGGGAAACGTGCGCACCGGCAACGTCTCGACGAATGGCACGTTCGCAATCACGTCGGCCGCGACCACCGGCGGTTGTCCGCCTGGCTGGGCGACGGTGAACCGGATCAGGTCAGCGACAATCTGATGGATACGCTGGACCCCGTCGGAGAGCACGACGTAGAACTCGTGGTCCGCCGCTCGTTCCACCCGCACCACCGTGCCCACGCCCAGACCACCCAGCGCGGGCGGACCTGGTGCGCCGGCATCGGCGATCTGCGGCGCCTGGATCGCCGGCGCTTCCGGCACGCTGTCGAGCAGTGATCGCGAGACCGTCAGCGGCGCAATGCCTTCCAGATGCAACGCGCGCACCACAGCGATATCCCGCAGATCGACCGCCGCGCGCCAGCCGTCGAAGATCAGGTAGGTCGCCGCGGCGCCCTCACCGCGTGGCGCCACCAGTAGCGCCTGCCCCGGCGGCAATCCGGCGGTATCCGCAGGCAGCCTGCCTACTATCAACACGCTCGAGGGCGGATCTGCCACATCGCACACTGTCCAATCCGACTCGTCGATACTCAACGGACGGTCGATCTGCGTGGGTGCACCCGGGATGCCCACGAGCGGTCCGCGTTTCGCCCCGGCAAGCGCGCGTACGCTCACCGGCCGCGGGTCGCCGGGTGTTCCGGCCAATAACCGGGCCGACGCCAGGTTGAGCACCGGGTGCATGGTGTCGGCGATCCGGACGTACAGCGCCCCGGTGTCGTGGGCCATGACTATCGGCGTCTCACCGAGATCGCCGCCGGGACGCAGCATCGCCGTCGCCGCGCACACCGCGAAGGCCACGACCGCGAGCACTGCGCCGGCGGTAAGGGAAATCGATTGTGCGCGTAGCGGATCGTCGATCATCCGAGCGTCGCCACGCACCAGGGCGTGCTGCGCCCGCCGGATCAGGAAACGGTGCCCGTTGAGCTGCAGTCGGGTCGCCGGTTGTCGTGCCATGTGTCCCCCGGCGATCACTCTAACCCGCATCCGGCCACCCGCCGCACACGAAAAGGTGATCCTGCGCTACTCCTCGCGCTGCCGTTGCCGGTAGGCCGCGACGTGCTGGCGGTTGCCGCAGTTGCCGGTGTCGCAGAAGATCCGCGAGCGGTTGCGGGACAGATCGGTCAGTACCGCGGTGCAGTCCGGGGCCGCACAGATCTTCAACCGCCTGAGCTCACCCCCGCGGATCAGGTCTGCGAACGCCATGGAGATCTCGGCGCCCATCCGCTGCCAGAGCGGGTCGTCCGCGGCGCCCAGATGCAGGTGCCAATCGGGGTTCCCCACATGGCGAGTCAGCCACGGTGATGCCTTGGTCTCCCCTAGCAGGGAGTTGACCCTGGCCACCGTGGCTTCCTCATCGTCGGCGACTGCCCAGATGTCCCCGAGCCGGGTGCGGAGCCGCTGCACCGCCCGCAGTTCTGCGTCGTCACGGTCACGCCGCCCGGTCCATCCGAAGCTGTCCAGGTACATATCCAAAGCCGCCAGGTCACCGAGCTGTTCCCCGTCCACCCGGTCGCTGTTGACCAGCACTGCGGCGGCCCGGAGTGTGAGCTCCGTGTCATAAGTGAAAAGCATTTGACTCATGACCTCTTTCCGTCGTAGCGTCATGATCAAAATTCATTTTACTCATTACACGCTTACGCACGTCCCGGGAGGTGTACCCATGGCCACGACCGAACTCGACCGCTCTAGCACAGGCAACCACTTTCGGCTCGGCTTGCTGTTCGCAATCAGTTCCGCACTGGCGTTCGGATCTTCGGGTCCCTTCGCGAAAGCACTGATCGAAGCCGGCTGGAGCCCAACCGGCGCCGTCACCGCCCGGCTCGCGGGCGGAGCAGTGGCAATGGCCCTCTTCGCCAGCTTTGTCCGGCCCGGCTGGGTCGGCGAGGCCGTTCGGCACGCCAGGACCGTCATCAGTTATGGGCTGGTGCCCATCGCCGGTGCTCAACTCTGCTACTACAACGCCGTGGCGCACCTCTCGGTCGCCGTGGCCCTCCTGCTGGAGTACACCGCCCCGATCCTCGTGGTCGGGTGGGTGTGGGCCACCACCCGGCGGCGCCCCAGTTCGATGACGTTCGCCGGCGCCGGTCTTGCGGTCGCCGGGATCATGCTGGTGCTGAATGTCTTCAGTGGCGCCCACATCAACATCATCGGCGTCGCCTGGGCCCTGGCCGCCGCGGTGTGCGCGGTCTGCTACTTCGTGATGTCCAACAACGTCAGCACCGACGGCGATGGTCTGAACCCGATCAGCCTGGCATCGGGCGGCCTGATCGTCGGAGCCACAGCCGTTGCGCTGCTCGGCGTCACGGGTGTGATGCCGCTGACGTTCACGACCAACCCCGTCGTCATCGCCGGTTTCACCACGTCGTGGCTGGTACCGGTGATCACCCTGGGCCTGATTCCGACGGCCCTCGCCTACACGCTCGGCATCTTCGGCATCGCCCGCCTCAAGCCGCGTTTCGCATCGCTGGTCGGCTTGTCCGAGGTCATGTTCGCGGTGCTCTTCGCCTGGATCCTGGTGGGTGAAGCCATGACCGTCAGCCAGGCGATCGGTGGCACCGTAGTCCTGCTGGGGCTGGCGCTGGCCCGCCAGGGCGACCGCAGTGAGCAGGCAAGTCCCGACTCGGCCGGTCAAGTCGAACTCGCCGGCTGGCCCGACATGCCGCTGCGCGAGACGACGGAACCGGCAAACGATTAGCCGTAGCTAACCATTTTGTGTGACGATGTCGTCCGTGAGTCTTCTCCGGAAGTCGGCCCGGGTGGCCGCGATCATCTCGACCCTGGTCAGCGCTGCATTGCCGCTCACCTTCGCCGCGCCCGCCGCGGCCGAAAAGTGTCCCGACATCGAGGTCATCTTCGCCCGTGGCACCAACGATGCACCCGACCTCGGACGCCCGGGGCAGGCTTTCGCCGATGCGCTGCGTTCCCAGGTGGGCGGTCGCACCGTCGGCACATACGGGGTGAACTATCCCGCCAGCTATGACTTCCTGACTGCCGCAGACGGCGCGAACGACGCCGTCAACCGCATCACCGCGCTGGCGTCCTCGTGCCCGGACACAAAGATCGTCCTCGGCGGCTACTCGCAGGGCGCCGCCGTAGTCGACATGCTCGCCGGCATACCGCCGCTCGGCGACAAGGTCGGCGACATCGGGTCGGCGGCGCCGTTGCCCAGCAGTCTGGTGCCCCAGGTCGCCGCCGTGGTGGCCTTCGGAAACCCCGCCGCGAAGTTCGGGAATCCTGTCACATCGTCCATCTTTGGGGGCAAAGCCATCGACCTCTGCACGGACGGGGACCCGATCTGCTCGCGCGGTCGGAACCCGTTCGCACACAGTGATTACGTGGCGGCAGGCCTGACGGATCAGGCCGCAAACTTCGTCGCTCGCCTGGTCTAGCGACGCCCAAACGCTAGGATTTGGTGTGCCCATGGATCTTGTTCGTCGCTACTCGCTTCTCGTTGCCGCCGCCGTCCTGACCGCCGCGGCCGCACTCGTCACGCCGGCGCCCGCAAGCACGCTAGCTGTCGCCTCAGCCGATAACTGCCCCGACATCCAGGTGGTGTTCGCCCGCGGTACCAATGACACACCTGGTCTCGGCCGGATCGGCAACGCCTTCGTCAGCGCGCTCCGCAACAAAGTGGGTGGCCGTTCGGTGGGTACGTACGCGGTGAACTATCCCGCCAATTACGACTTCCTGGCTGCGGCCGACGGCGCCAACGACGCCAGCGGCCATGTCCAGTGGATGATAGACAACTGTCCCAACACCCGGCTCGTGCTCGGCGGCTACTCGCAGGGCGCGGCGGTGATCGACGTCATCTCCGCGGTCCCGTTCCCGGCGGTCGGTTTCAATGCACCATTGCCACCCAACGCTCCTGACCACATCGCAGCCGTCGCAGTGTTCGGCAATCCGTCGGCCAAGCTCGGCCTACCGTTGACTGCCAGCCCGGTTTACGGTGCGCGGGCCATCGATCTGTGCAACCCCGACGATCCGGTCTGCACCGACGGCAACAGCGTCGACGCACACCGCGCCTACGAGGGCGCCGCCAACCAAGCCGCCGCCTTCGTCGCCGGGCTGGTGTAGTCCGTCCCCACACCGAGCCTCTCGGCTCTGCGGTCACCCAGGTAGCAGATTTCGTCGCCGGATCGTTGCCAGACCGGCACCTATTCTCGACGGGATCGTCAATACCATCGAATTCGTGATTGGCCGTCAGATGTTGGCCACGCTGGTCACCGCCCTGACTGCCGTTGTGGCACCAATGACAGTGGCGCCGAGCCTGATTGGCGTTGCAAAGGCTGCCACATGCCCGCCGGCCGAGGTGGTGTTCGCCCGCGGCCGCATGGAGCCCCCAGGGCCCGGACAGATCGGTGCTGCGTTCGTCAATGCCCTACGTGCCCTGCGCGGACCGAACATCAGCCTCTATCCGGTGAACTACCCGGCCGACACCCAGGTCGACATGGGCGCCAACGACATGAGCCGCCACATACAGTGGATGGCCCGCAACTGTCCGAACACCCGGCTCGTGTTGGGTGGCTACTCGCTGGGCGCCGCCGCAACCGATCTCGTTCTCGCGGTGCCCATCTCGGCGTTCACCTTCAACAGTCCGCTACCCGCCGGCATCGACCGGCACATCGCGGCGGTGGCACTGTTCGGCAACGGCGCCAACTGGGCTGTGCCGATCACGGCGTTGAGTCCGACATACCAAAACCGCACCATCGACCTGTGCCACTCTGACGATCCGATCTGCAATCCGAGCAGCCCGTACAAGTGGCGCTCCGAATGGCAGGACCATCTGGCGCCCGGCTATATCCGATCG encodes:
- the eccB gene encoding type VII secretion protein EccB, encoding MARQPATRLQLNGHRFLIRRAQHALVRGDARMIDDPLRAQSISLTAGAVLAVVAFAVCAATAMLRPGGDLGETPIVMAHDTGALYVRIADTMHPVLNLASARLLAGTPGDPRPVSVRALAGAKRGPLVGIPGAPTQIDRPLSIDESDWTVCDVADPPSSVLIVGRLPADTAGLPPGQALLVAPRGEGAAATYLIFDGWRAAVDLRDIAVVRALHLEGIAPLTVSRSLLDSVPEAPAIQAPQIADAGAPGPPALGGLGVGTVVRVERAADHEFYVVLSDGVQRIHQIVADLIRFTVAQPGGQPPVVAADVIANVPFVETLPVRTFPDRVAQHTGDTVCASWDPRRPGQDTKTIVIIDESLPLGSPDDGVVLAQADQEGPNIDRVIIPAGRGALARPTAVAGGNGTAGSLFYLNDRGVLFGVHDEQAAEHLGLAVPAVPAPWPMLALLPRGPELSRDAASVVRDGVTVVGATP
- a CDS encoding CGNR zinc finger domain-containing protein, coding for MLFTYDTELTLRAAAVLVNSDRVDGEQLGDLAALDMYLDSFGWTGRRDRDDAELRAVQRLRTRLGDIWAVADDEEATVARVNSLLGETKASPWLTRHVGNPDWHLHLGAADDPLWQRMGAEISMAFADLIRGGELRRLKICAAPDCTAVLTDLSRNRSRIFCDTGNCGNRQHVAAYRQRQREE
- a CDS encoding DMT family transporter translates to MATTELDRSSTGNHFRLGLLFAISSALAFGSSGPFAKALIEAGWSPTGAVTARLAGGAVAMALFASFVRPGWVGEAVRHARTVISYGLVPIAGAQLCYYNAVAHLSVAVALLLEYTAPILVVGWVWATTRRRPSSMTFAGAGLAVAGIMLVLNVFSGAHINIIGVAWALAAAVCAVCYFVMSNNVSTDGDGLNPISLASGGLIVGATAVALLGVTGVMPLTFTTNPVVIAGFTTSWLVPVITLGLIPTALAYTLGIFGIARLKPRFASLVGLSEVMFAVLFAWILVGEAMTVSQAIGGTVVLLGLALARQGDRSEQASPDSAGQVELAGWPDMPLRETTEPAND
- a CDS encoding cutinase family protein, whose amino-acid sequence is MSSVSLLRKSARVAAIISTLVSAALPLTFAAPAAAEKCPDIEVIFARGTNDAPDLGRPGQAFADALRSQVGGRTVGTYGVNYPASYDFLTAADGANDAVNRITALASSCPDTKIVLGGYSQGAAVVDMLAGIPPLGDKVGDIGSAAPLPSSLVPQVAAVVAFGNPAAKFGNPVTSSIFGGKAIDLCTDGDPICSRGRNPFAHSDYVAAGLTDQAANFVARLV
- a CDS encoding cutinase family protein encodes the protein MDLVRRYSLLVAAAVLTAAAALVTPAPASTLAVASADNCPDIQVVFARGTNDTPGLGRIGNAFVSALRNKVGGRSVGTYAVNYPANYDFLAAADGANDASGHVQWMIDNCPNTRLVLGGYSQGAAVIDVISAVPFPAVGFNAPLPPNAPDHIAAVAVFGNPSAKLGLPLTASPVYGARAIDLCNPDDPVCTDGNSVDAHRAYEGAANQAAAFVAGLV
- a CDS encoding cutinase family protein gives rise to the protein MLATLVTALTAVVAPMTVAPSLIGVAKAATCPPAEVVFARGRMEPPGPGQIGAAFVNALRALRGPNISLYPVNYPADTQVDMGANDMSRHIQWMARNCPNTRLVLGGYSLGAAATDLVLAVPISAFTFNSPLPAGIDRHIAAVALFGNGANWAVPITALSPTYQNRTIDLCHSDDPICNPSSPYKWRSEWQDHLAPGYIRSGMVAQAARFVSARL